The DNA sequence GCTtatacctctataaataggaggaacctcaTGGTTCATAGGTTAGAACTTCTGGTGGTTAGTGTATGGAGAGGGAGAACCCACAACAGTCTGAGGAGCGTTGTCACTATGTCTGTTGTGTGGGTCTCCATCAGATCTAGAAATTtcgaggatatatgatctccccaaGTAACACTTCTAACATGATACGTGTGGTTTTTCGATTTTGCGGGTTTCTCACGCACCAATTATCACATAACGATCAAGTACTTGATTTTGGAAAATctagttttttatttatttttgttttccaCTGTGCATGAGATGTCGACCCATGATTTCCTAGTAGCAATTGCTtctacccaaaactgatttggaagatacTTTCTTTTAAGTAAACTTCTTGTCAGTTTAATAATAGTTTGATTCTTATGTTCAATTATACTATTTTGCTCTAGTGTGTGTAGTGCTATTAATTTcatgtaaatattattttcttcacaaaaaaagttaaacttattagataaaaattcaccactttTATCTATCCGAAGTATTTTTATACATATATtactttgcctttctacaagtgctttgaatttttaaaaattatcaaatattttaaattttaattttaaaaaatatacccaacttatACGATTATAATCATTAGTAAACAATAGAATATATTGACTTTcactaaataattttatatttataggtccacataagttagTATTAATTAATTCATGATAATTAAATGCTCTTCATGCTTTTCTAGTAGGAAAAGGTTTCTTGCTTTGTTTTCCATAAATGCATCTTTCACATACAATAAGTGTATTAATTTTAAGcaatctaaaaattatttttttatttaacaatcTTAAACCCTTAATATTAAAGTCTTAATTTATTAAATACCACAAATTAGACTCTTTTTTTAAATTGTAACAAGAGCATACTTTTTAATATTTAGAATATCAAGtgaaaacatcttgttttgcatcatacaaatatttactataatcaaaccataatttttatctttagtagtgcatgaaccatcattaaATATAGCTGAATCTTCATTATCTATCAATTGTCTAATACTCAACAAGTTATATGATAAACTAGGAATAAAAAGAACATTATCAAGATGTTTTATCTTCCTAGCTTGTTTTTACTTCAACTATTCCTTTTTCTTCTATTTGGATTTACTCGTTATCTCcactttcaacttgtgagtttcattaatatctctaaatattgatcttATGCTTGACATATGAGTAGAACATCaattattcaaaaatcaaatatcatttgagatatcattaacttgtgaatgagccataaacaacttactaccttaatcattttcctccacataacttgtttgcttttctcttttccaacaaTCTACCTTCATATgactaaattttttataatagtgatattgaatttcactcttatttttttattataatttgattatttttattcattatacCTAAAAAAATATCCTCTTCCTCTTGTATTTCCTCTACTATGAAATCCTCCTCTATCACATCCTctttctattaatttttttttttttttgaagtagaagactccccttTTCTCAAGTGACTTATTCAACTTTGCTTCATGTGCTTGTAAGGATTTTATTAGTTCATTAAATGAAAAAGTAGATAAATTTTTTGACTCATCAATTGTGCCaataacataatcaaaatttgaagttaaattttttaaaacttttacaataattatatatgatcatgaagatatTCACCGTAAGATTTTATTTAACTAATAATTTCAACCATTGAAGAAAGAAAATCTTACACTGAttcattatttttcatgaataaaattttaaactcacaGTGAAGGATTTGAAGTTTTAGCGTAATCACCCTCGATAAAccttaaaatttattttgaagtatcaaccaagcttgcttttagGTTATCGCTACAAGTcttgagaagaatatctcatttACAACTTATTGAATGAAGAATAATGCCTTTGAGCCATTTTTATTATCTTTCAATTGGGTTTCTTTAGttcgatttgtatattcattctcTATTAAATCCCAAACattttgagacttgaatagagtctttatCTTGATACTTTAAAATTTATAGTatttacttaaaaaataaaataaaggattGAGACAGAGAATTGCAATTGAAAGTTACAATACCGAGTTTAGATTGAAATTCAATCGAGTTTAGATTGAAACTTAGCTCTGATACTATAAATATTGGGGATGAAGgagtaagaaaataataaaaatagaatactataatataattaaaagaaaatactTTCAACGAAGAAAATTGAAGTAGTATTAAATAGGAGACAAGTCTTAGAACACTTACAAGACATTTCCAAATACACACTATCTTGTTTCATAaactatgatcctatttataggatctaATGTTAGCTATCTCATCTTATCATATCACTCATGATTGAGTTAGGTATAGAaactttttctaaaatttttagatcATGAGTcactatatataaattattttttaacgataattatataattatagcaAACATTTATATGTGGGTCCTTTTGTCtttataatgaacttcttcacaTCCCCAATTAACTAAAAAACagcatatattttatattaaatattttttttaaaaaaataaattatcgaGAAAAATCTTTTGGTAGAGCTTCTCCTCCGTCCTTCTCAGCCTCCCCTGCAGCAGAGATAGGGGTAAATTGAATTTGTCACACGATAAAGGGTTAAAATTTCTTACAGATAGATTTTTTCcatgaatttatttttaaaaaaaaatcagttttttcgttgtCTATACTTAAGTTACTTGGAGACGAGGTTTGTCGACCCACCTGGTATGGCATTGGGCATGTCAGCGGGTCCTCGCTGTGGACCATGTCACATGTGAGGTAGCTGACGAAGGTGGgtgttctctttcttctttttgtcttCTACGGCGCCACGAAGACCCCAACACTCGCCACGTTTCCTCCACCTTGCCTGCGCGTCCGCCACCAGCCATACATGGACGACCGCCCAACGGCCCCTTCAGCGCTCCTCCCTAGCTCTCTttctcgccttcttcttcttcttcttctaccgtTTCATCCTCGCCACCGCTCTCCCGGGTGCCTACAAGTCCTTCTCAGTCGCCGACGAGGTTGTGGGCGCGGCCGCCGTATGCGAAGGGCGGTGGGGGCGTGGAGGCCGGCATCCGGGCGCTCTACCCCGTGATGCTGGAGCCGCCAGAGCTGCGATGGTCGTTCATCAGGAAGATCTACTCCATCCTTTCCGCCCAGATGCTCATCACCGTCGCCGTCGCCGCTGCCGTCGTCTCCATCCATCCTGTCTCCCACTTCTTCGTCTCTTCCAGCGCCGGCCTCGGCCTCTACGTCTTCCTCATCATCCTTCCATTCTTCGGTACCCCAtcatttctctttcttcttcttcttcttcatttcccAAATTATTACTTATATTTTGCTTTAGGCGACAATTCACTTTGTTCTAATTCGAGATGTCATCACGACATATTGAGTTGTTTTTAGTTCTCGTGCGTGTATGTCTTTGAGATATCTGATGACGACCTCAACTTTCCTAAACATGCAGTGATATGCCCTTTGTATTACTACTACCAGCACTACCCACTCAATTATCTTCTCCTCGGCATATTCACTGTGTCACTCGGCTTCGCTGTTGGATTGACATGTGCCTTTACAAGCGGTTGGATTGACATCTTCACTATGTTTCTGTTTCCAAGATCGAAAACTATGCTGTCTAGGTCATGGAGTAGTCTTGGTGTGGAGAAGATGGATGCATGCAGTTCTATCGAGCAACCTTATATGCTTCTTACGTTTGTGTGcagggaaggttattctcgaatcTGTCGTCCTCACGGCGCTGGTCGTCGTGAGTCTCACGATCTACACCTTCTGGGCTGCGGCGAGGGCCTACGACTTCACCTTCCTCGGCCCTTTCTTGTTCTCTTCCATCATGATACTCTTCGTGTTCGTTCTCATCCAGGTAAAGGCTTATGCTGTCAGCTCTACCATGATGAGCACTAAGACTTGCTTCATGTTCCGATTCATCTGTAGGTGTTGTTTCCTGTGGGAAGGATCTCCGCCATGATCTACGGCGGGTTGGCCGCCATCATCTTCTGTGGCTTCATCGTCTACGATACCGATAACCTGATAAAGCGGTACTCCTACGACGACTATATTTGGGCTGCAGTAGCTCTCTATCTCGACATCATCAACCTCTTCCTCTCTTTGCTCACTCTCTTCAGAGCAGCCGAGAGGTAGAACAGTAGAGGAGACATCATGTTAATGATTGTAATTAAAGTTGGATTTCTCCCCGTAAATCTTACACTCTTAGGCCATGGTTTGACAGTGGAGTTTTTCTATGGATATCGTTAGGTAACCCCATAAACAACAATGGGTTAACTAATACTGTTTCTTATTTTGAAATATgtattcatgcatttggatattTTGATTGAGATACAAATGACCTCATACCACTACAAATTCAAAAGTTTAAGATGACAAAAttgtaatatatatgtatatatccaaCTCCATCTAGATATGGAAATATCCAATAAAATCTAACACAACCTATCAATTGTACCCAGAATTTATattataatggtttggtcgttACAGACAATGGGTATAGGTATGAATTTTAGAATTTGTTTAGGGAGGTTGAATCTGCTTCACCCAGGAAATGGTGAAAACTTGGCATCAGAAGAGAGTTAAATGATGAAACGGATGATTGGCACTGTCGCTATATGCTACCTTGGTTGGATGAATCGGAGGAAGTTGCTTGCAAGAGAAGCAATAATTGCAGGTGGAATTGATACATAGTGTTCTAAAATAGTGTCCTTAAGAAACAGCTGCATTTGTGTTTATGTCTGCAAATATAAAGAAATAACATATCATATGCGCTCGTCTGGATTTATTAATGTATTTAAAATTAAATGTCTTAGATTGGTGTCTTGGATTGTGTTGGACTTTTGTGTGAATAAAAGATATTTTGTGTAACTCTTGATGAAAGAATGACAAATATATGAGGAACTATGGGATAATTTTGGGGGTGTGAAAATATAAGAGCTTGCAAGTAAATGTGTGAATATAAAATACTTTTTGTGTAACTCTTAATGGAAGTATAAAAAGTGGGGGctatattatcataaaaaagaaattaCCAAGTTTGTAGTAAGCTAATAGTTCATGCAAAGATGTTCATAAAAACCTGTGATTGCTCTCCTAATGGTTAGATTTTGAACCccaacaagattaagattggttTTAAGTAGCTTTTCTAAGGATGTAAATTTTAAATTCAATTCAAAAGTCTAGGAAGTGTCACAAAAAATCCATTACACTGtaaaatgaaaaaagaagaaTGTCAGCAAACAAAGATAGAAATCTTAAACTACTAAATACAAAATGTTCATGAGGTAACACTTCAATTGGTTCAACATCAAGTCTTATAAGATGTGAATTAAAAATCATGGGGGTTGAGCTCCAAAATGGAGGCTTGGGCTACTAACATCATAAAGAAGAGTCTTTTGAAGCAAGCCCATGATATTTTCCAGCAAGAAACAAGAGTTCCAAGTTTACCTTTGAGAGACTTATTCCATGACATGGAACATTCTCCCTCTTCTGAGAAAATTGTATGGCATCTCATGTCTTTTTCGTATTCTCTTTTCAACTCTCGTGACTGCTCCACCATAAGGATGGTGAAGCTTTTCAGTGTTCGCAGCTTCCTTTTTCTCTTATCCGAGGCTTTGCCCAACTTGTTAAAACCCTTGGACTTCAAAAAAGATAGTCCAATCGAACACCAAAAAGGTGCTTGGACCATGGGAACTATTGACCATGGAATAAAGTAAGCTCAAAGgatagggaagagagagagagagagagagagaagtgaagGAAACTTAACTCACTTGATGCGACTCTTCATTTTCCCTTCGGAGGAGGAAAATATTGATGTAAAGTGAAATAGAGGTGGGTGGGAGAATATGATGAATTGGTAGAGCTGCACAATGAAATTATGATCTGGAGAATCACTGTCGCGTCAACATGAACAATCAACCAACTTTAGTTTCTCATGCATGCAACTCACTCACTGAAAACATGAATTTTTCATAGTGTTTTATCTCGATGTCTCAGAGATGAAGTGCTTTCCTCCGTGAAAGTTAACTCGGTCTTCCTTTTGCCatcaaaaaaataagaaaagttgATGGCAAAAGTTAAGCAGTATCCTCATCCACCTTTGCTTTTGTGCCACTCGGACATGTGGGAGAGGCTGCGGTCCATGTTTCTTTCCATCTAAATCTTAATGCATCACAATAAAATCTTCATGCCTTTCGCATTTAAAACATGCATTCTGATTAATTCTCTTCCTCCATGCTTTTCTGAACCAATCTAGCCGCCAGCATGAGGAACATGTCACACGATCAATTAGAAATGTAATTAGCCATGATCACCAAATCTTAATAATAAAGAATAAGAACacaaacaaaagagagatctaaaACACCATATGTGATTGTTGCATTGGTGAGGCACCACTTGGCTGCCTTGAGAATAATGCATCACCGAATTAACTAGGTTTGAATATCATCATTCATGATAGTATTAATGGATAGTTGTGGCTTATCGTCTTGATTTGGTTGAACATGCACCTCCTTCGTCACTTGATAGATCTTGCACATATTTAAAAGGATCACCTAGATGATGCCATGTCAACACGAGACCACATAATTAGAATCAAATGATGGCTTGGCACGTCAATGGTGGGTTTCAGTCATTTTGATGAGGAGCTTTAAATTATTCTAACATGACAATTTCAAATTGCATTTAGGTTTGACATTGTTTGATGAACGTTTGGGAATTCTCAATAATGACTTGTGTGTCTTCAGAGGCAAAACATCCGACAATAGTTGTATCAAGTGGGTAGGTAATTGGACACTGATACAACTTACTATCTTGAGATTCTATGTGCCATCTAAGTGAAATTACATCGTGGGTATGACAAAAGTAATTGTTGTAGACTGATGAGCTACCCGCATTCAATTTTtccttttatatgtatatatatatatatatatatatatatatatatatatatatatatatatatatgtatatatgtatatatgtatgtatatatgtatatatgtatgtatatatgtatatatgtatgtatatatgtatatatgtatgtatatatgtatatatgtatgtatatatgtatatatgtatgtatatatgtatatatgtatgtatatatgtatatatgtatgtatatatgtatatatgtatgtatatatgtatatatgtatgtatatatgtatacatacatacatacatatatacatatatacatacatatatacatatatacatatatatatatatatatatatatgtatatatgtatgtatatatgtatatatgtatgtatatatgtatatatgtatgtatatatgtatatatgtatgtatatatgtatatatgtatgtatgtatgtatatatgtatgtatgtatgcatatatgtatgtatatatatatacatatatacatacatatatacatatatatatacatatatatatatgtatatatgtatgtatatatgtatatatgtatgtatgtatgtatacatatatacatacatatatatacatacatacatatatatatatatacatacatatatatatatatatatatatatatatatatttatatatatatatatatatgtacatatgtacatatgtatgta is a window from the Musa acuminata AAA Group cultivar baxijiao chromosome BXJ2-1, Cavendish_Baxijiao_AAA, whole genome shotgun sequence genome containing:
- the LOC135598227 gene encoding protein LIFEGUARD 2-like — protein: MDLKMDNGARVTAIAIGEVTLYLSGRATIALDLSFSPSSSSSSTVSSSPPLSRVPTSPSQSPTRLWARPPYAKGGGGVEAGIRALYPVMLEPPELRWSFIRKIYSILSAQMLITVAVAAAVVSIHPVSHFFVSSSAGLGLYVFLIILPFFVICPLYYYYQHYPLNYLLLGIFTVSLGFAVGLTCAFTSGKVILESVVLTALVVVSLTIYTFWAAARAYDFTFLGPFLFSSIMILFVFVLIQVLFPVGRISAMIYGGLAAIIFCGFIVYDTDNLIKRYSYDDYIWAAVALYLDIINLFLSLLTLFRAAER